Genomic segment of Panicum virgatum strain AP13 chromosome 9N, P.virgatum_v5, whole genome shotgun sequence:
GTACCATTTGAAGCAAATGACCCGGATTTTCTCTCCAAGTGATGCGGTATACAAGCCCACTGGTGATATAAATTATTCGCAGGAGAACAGTCAGCAGAGTTAAAGAATAAACTCACACAAATTGTGACACTTACATGCCGCTATGCGGAGACCATGCACCTGCCTTAAAAGTATTTCTCTACATCTTTCGCACAAGTTTAAAAGAATTGTCAAAACATGCCGTTTGCCTTGCATGACAGTGTTGAGCCACATGAAAAGTAAAGGTGCACCTTtgcagaaaggaaaaaaaatacccAGTCTGTGGCAAGCTGCCCTCCGAGCATTAGAACAAGAAGGTATTCCTGAGAAAATCCCCAAACCCCTTCCCCACCCTTACATAGGGATACTGTTGCCCGTGCTGTTTCCCGTGTGAGAGCGGGTCGAGACTCGAGAGCAGGCCGGACCTTCCATGTGCTTTGGTGCGGAGGCAGGTGCGGGGATTTTTGTAGCCCCCAGCCTGAAATCCACTCCCCTATGTAAGGGGGGTGCTACTTGAGCCCATCTAACCAATTCAGCTAGAGGGTCGTTCACATGCACCTTTGCACATCTTGTTGCTATTGAGAATTTGACCTGCTGCTCTCAGAGCTTCTTACCGGATTGAAATATGGATGAGCCTGCAaacatatataaaaaaagatacTTTCAGCATAATCTAGTTTTAAAGTAAGAAGTGTTGTAAAAATGAATAAACTTTTCTTTATGAATGTGGGCAAGAGAGGGGTACCATGGTTTCCTTTGCTGTAGGCCTTTCCTGGTGATCGTACCGGAGTAGCTTATCAATCAAATCAATAGCCTACAAAAGGTAGAAACATTGTCAAACACACGCGTGCGCGCGCACAAGAAATGAGGAGTAAAAGGCCACACTGATCAAAAGGGTCACCTCGGGGCTAACTAGGTGTCTGTTCCTAGCGTTGACAAACTTTACCCATGGTTTCCTATTATGTCTGCAGCCATGAAAACTTAGTTAGATCATCCTAAATAAAAGAACATTGATAGTCTGCAAGATTATCCAAAGCAATGACCTTCCAATGAGTCTTTCCAGCTGTGGGGCAAGCTGGAGACAATATTTGTCAAGGTACTCGTAGAAATCTTCTGTGCCAAGAACCTGCAGGACAGCAGCGGTGATTGCATATTACTCATCAACCAATTTTCAAACAAATCAGATATAACCTGCTTTCAAAGATTCATTTCTTTGGGCAATGCAAGATTAAGGGATGAGAGGAAATTGTAAAACCTGAACAGCTAGGGCTTACGATTTTATGTTTAAGGGTTTCGTCAAGGTCATAACTGAACCTGTGGTGCACCATATATCCAAGATGCGGTAGCTAATCGCAATGAACTCATAGGTAGCACAAGGAGATCATAGATAATTGTAGTGGACACAAAAGGCTATTGCAGCATCTAGACATACTTTTATACTCTGATTAGCCTACACTCATGTTTTATAAAGTTCGCAATCAGAATAGCGCATACCACTGATATATTGGTATCTGAAAAAACAACAATATACAAAGCCGTTTTACATGCAGTCCGTAATTTTCAGTGCACGCAATGATGGTCTGCTAGACTGCTACTTTGGTCCATATAAAAGATGTAGACACAACATATGAACTTGCCATTACTGAGACTCTAAAGCTGAGATATTGTGCTAAATTGGTGCAAAACAACTCATATACAAACAGTGGTTTCACATGAATCAATTAACCTGTGCAATTTtaacaaattaaattaaatttatgcaacatATAAAAACATTATCAACTGGCAACTAATTAGAGTTGTAATCATTGTACCATTTCAATTTAAAGTACTAGATTAAATGGCAGCCAAGAGAATATTTTGAAGGATGTTTCCACACAGAGAAGCTTTAAACTTACCTCAGTTATTTTAACTAACTGGTCATAATTACCCTGGCCACTAAAGAACGGGTCCACTCGGAATATCTGTTAGAGAATCATAATGGACATCAACAGAGGTCACATAGTGAAGATAATTTATTGGGCCTTGCCACTTACCATTGCTGCAAACATGCAACCAAGGCTCCACAAATCCAATGAGTAATCATAATCTAACAAATCCACAAGAAGTTCAGGACCCTTGTAGCATCTGTAAATAGCAAAGGACATGGTAATCCAAGGAGAGAAAGAAGGCAACGAGAGGCACCGAGAGAGTGATATAATTTTCAAGAGACAGTAGTACACATTAATTTACTACTTATTCAGGGTTAACATAACCTTCTGTGGAAAATCCAGCACTCACATGACATTCTAATGAGAGATATAAGCCAGAACTAATATAAAGATGCATTAGTCTACTATAATTAAGTCCACACGagaatataatttttttcatattttattAGCAGTGCATAATTGCTACCATGAATATGTGGATAGATACAACTTTATGAACAACCCAAACAAGTCCATGAACCAACAACTTTCAAATCTGGGGGGCTGGGGCAGCTGACCTTGAAGCAACTCTAGCATTATATTCCATCTTGGGATGGTAGAACTCTGCAAGACCCCAATCGATTAGACGAAGCTGGCGTTTTTCATGGTCAATCATGATATTGTGAGGTTTGACATCTCGGTGCATGATACCCCGTGAATGACAATAATCTAGTGCCTACACAAATACCTGGAAAAGTTAAGACCATCAAGTCGAATGCAGCCTGAAGGAAACAGCAGGCTAAACATTTAAGttgtaaaaatgcaaaatggACAGCTAGCTCCTCAATAAAAGAGAGCACCACATACTGCATTTTCATTTGGTCTTTATGATGCCCACCAATCATCAAGGAAtcagtttcctttttcttttggccTAAACTCCAAATATCTTTATGATAGTTCTACATTTTAGTCCCCCACATGAATTATCAGTTAAAGGAATATAAATAAGAGACCATACTTATCGGCCCAATGCGACCCTTAAAATTTCTCGAATCTGTGATATGCGAGAAAAACCATGGGAATTCAATTTTACTTTCAaaatcaaacagtacatcatgAAAAGAAGTTAAGATTGAAATAGCTGAACCATGAACAAGATGACGCAAGTAACAGATACAAGAAATAATGAGGTTCAGATTCTTGCCTTTAataattcaaaaatataatATCTGATATCATAATCAGATAGCGCAGGGTAGAGCACTTCGAAGTCAGTGTTATTGACATATTCGAAGATCAGACTAGGCGTCTTTGATTCCTCATCTCTGACAACATCAAGCAGCTTTACAATATTTGGTCCTCCATATAAGTTCTGAAGTATTTTTATTTCCCTCTTTATCTGGATGATCATAAAACAAACCACATGAATCGCTACAAAGTCACAGAAATCTAAGCTAGTAGAAACACGAGTAGATGCCacagaaaataaaaattatcagTTTTTGCTCCTATCTTGCTCTTTTTTTATACAAAAAACCATAATGTCCTTTTTGTTGTGAATTTGTTGAGTATGAACAAGATGATATAACCATACAACAATGCTGAGCAACTACAATGTCTCCAGCCAAGATAAACTAACCAAGAATTTACTCAAACCATATTATCTCATGCTCATTGGCACCATAGACAAATACATACTACTATACTAGAAGCAACAAGCTGACAAGATAATCATCTTCAAATCTAACACAAAAACAGCTGAGACTGGTGGCCATTCATAATCTCTAACCAAATAAATGGCAGCCACTGCGTTTCCAGTTTCACGATTCCAGTGAGTAGAAATGCAACAACTACCACAACAGAGCATTGCAAACTTTCgtcaccttcttcttcttcacggGCTTGAGGATCTTAATGATGCACCTCTCATCGCTCCCAGGCCGGAAACCTTCAAACACCTCGCTGTACTTTCCCTTCCCCACCTTCCGCAGCACCTCGTACCCATCCTGCTCCCTGCAAGCACAGGCACATCAGAACAACCCTACCCCACCCGGCCACCCCCAAATCTGGAGACCACGGACGAGCTGAGCTCCAGCTCCGTGTGCCTACCCCCACTGGATGTCGAGCGACTCGTAATCCCAGTATTCCTTGGGGCGCTGGCCGTTGGCGTCCGCGTAGACGCGCGCAACGGAGGCGGCGCCCCCGGGAAGCCGCGTGGCCCGGCCGAAGCGCGGCGTCATGGGGAGCGGCGCctcagccgcggcggcggtgtagGCCGTgggggcgacgcggcggcgccgttggTGGTGGTGAGCGTGGCGCGGGGCCGCGGTGGAGAGGAGGAAGCGCAGGAGGAAGCcgtggggcgcggcggcggcggcggatgccgGAAGCgggtggacgcggcggcgcagggcgcaCCAGGCCATGGAACCGCGGCGCGGGGGGCGGAGGGATCCGGACGGGCGTGCCGCTGGCTGGCTCGCTGCGGCGTGCGAGAGCAAAAGCACGGAGGCCTGGCGCGCCGGGCGCACGCACGCGTGGGCTCCACCAGAGGCGTGGTGGGCACGCACGTAAAAATCTCGAGCAATCCTCGTGGTCGCGGGCTGGTGGGCCATCATGACCGTGTGCCGGATTGGGCCTCGGGTGATTGGCCCAGCCCGGCCCTGATACTCGGAGCATTcattccccctcccctgctaCTCGGAGCTCGCCAGCAACTAGACGCCGGTTTCGCCTGCCCCCGAAACACGCCGCCGTCTTCCACCCTTCTTCCAAAACGGACGAGGAAGCGAGAGGGCGCGAGCTGCCATGGACGTTGGGGCTgaggagctcggcggcgcagcTCAGCCCCAAGCGCAGGTCAGTTTTGCCAAACCCTAGGACCTCGCCTAGTCGCCTGCCTCTAGAGGGACAAGCGACACCCATTTTTCTTAACTGGCATCGGAATTCCTCGCCGTATAGCCTTGTAGACTGTTCGTGCCACACGTGCGCTGAGTTTATGTACTAAAGCATTTTCTGCGACTGGTTTTGTGGTAATGGGGAAAAGCAGGGTGCTGTTGCGTCTCGCGCTTATACTTTCGAGGTACATTTTGGTTAGCCTTCGCACCAAGAGGTGTCTAGTTCTTTAGTTCAGTCATTGCAGTTGCTCATGCTGCCCTGCCATGCTGGAGCTTGGAGTTTAGGCACGGGATGCGCTCAAATGACCATGCTCTCGTAATTACTAACTTATACAGAAATTTAAGCATGAACTGACAAGTTATACAATGTTGGTCATTATAGCCATTTTGGTCCAGCATACATGCATAATCACAGCTAACCATCTACTCACTGAATCTGGAGCAGAACCTTGACCCTGGTCCTGTTGATAAATTTGTCCTGGTGGAACAGGAGTTTCACAAGTCAGAAGCTATATTTGTTGGGAAGGTAACAGTTTAAAACTTGTCCTTAAATTTTGATTTACCTGCTTATTTCCCATTAATGCGTTCAGTTCTCAGTTATTGGGTCTTTAAAAAAAGAGTTTGTTGTTAATGAAATTCTCCTGAAAGAAAATGCAGATCTACAAACCTGTTAGATTTATCGAACATGGCACCAGGCTTAACCAGTGGGAAGTGAGACATAAGGGAATGCTTGCGTTATTGCAGCGTTCTGGATTTTACCACCTCTCTTTCTTGAAGCGGGTTCAGTTGGATCATGCATTGTTAAATGCATTGATTGAACGATGGCGGCGTGAAACACAAACATTTCACTTGCGGTTTGGAGAAATTACAGTGCTCTTAAAGGATGTGGCAATTCTTACTGGGCTTCGTGTACATGGTGCTCCTGTCACTGGCCCGACAAACTGTAATTGGGAGCAATTGTGCACACAGCTTCTGGGCCACGATCCTCCACAGATCAAAGGTGGTTCTATCAACATTGCATGGCTCCATGACACTTTCAAAACATTACCAGACGGTGCAAATCAGTCAGATGTAGAGTATGCTGCACGAGCGTACATACTGTACCAAATCGGCTGCAGTTTATTTCCTGATCCGAGTGGAACTAGAGTGCACTTGCGATATTTGGCCCTACTCCGTGATTTTGATGCCTCAGGAGAGATGGCCTGGGGGGCTGCTGTTCTTGCCCACCTCTACAGAGAGCTTGGAAAGGCCAGCATGAAGGGCAAAGCGAACTGCTGTGCGTTTCTCACTCTTCTTCAGGTAGTATGTCTTCTTAGTTTTGCAGAAAACTTCACTCTCCATGCATGCTAGACCTGATGTTCAATGCACCAAACATTGCAGATATGGGCATGGGAGCATATCCAGATAGGCTGTCCTGAACGACTAGAGAATAAGGCTCTACCTGATGACTCGCCTCTTGGTTGCAGGTTTTTTATATCTCAGATTGCTTTTTATTACCACTTCTGTTTACTTCAATATATGCTTCATGATATGAAAAACATCTGATAACTAGGTGGAATGTTGCATTCAAGAACCGTGAAAATGTCCGATCCATGGACCATGAGTTCTACAGGCATGGGCTTGATACTATATCAGATTCTCAGGTATGAGTTCAATGACTTCAGGATGTGCATTTGTGCTGTTAGATGCTCACAAAAATGATTCAAAATGATATCAGTAGTATACTTTGGATGTTTTATAGATCACATGGGACCCGTACACACCAAACCTGATAGCTGGGCTTCCTGCAACATGTACATTTGGATCTGCAGTTTGGCGATCAAGGACGCCATTAATATGCTTCCAGATAGTGGAAATGCATGTGCCTGATCGTGTATTACTACAATTTGGAATGGTGCAGCACATACCAGACCTGGTTGAGGCTATTGAACGTGTTACAATGCAGGGTAAAGCTGATCAAGATTGGCCTACTTACCATGATAAGTACATTAAACAATGGCAGAACAGGCTCTTCTCTGTTGTCGAGCAACAGGATACAGGGAATTCAAATCCTACTCATGCAAGGAATTGTTACCTTGAATGGTATTGGCGAATTACACGTCGATGGATCTCCACTCCTGTTGAATGTCCAGTTATATCGTATGAGTTATCTGGGCAGACTGATAAAATTCTGGTAATAATTTTTAAATGAATTTTGCTTTCTGTTTGTGCTAAGTTTAATGTCTACATGTCATTCATAAACACTTTCAACCATGAGCAGGTTGATTTGGTAAGTACAGTACAGGGACGAATTAGAACTTTGTTAAGTGAAACTGATgcaaaaagaataaatgaaTCACTTACTGATATTGATGTGTACATCACTGTTAAAATGGCGGAGGCTAAGCAGGTTACTCTCTCATCGTTTCGTAATGTATCTATTTACTTAAATTGCAAGAGACAAAACATGCTTATGTCCTCAATTGTCATGCAGATTATGCAAAGTGGCTTTCTAGCTGGCACGGGAATTGGGAGGTCTAAATCAGCCATGATCTTTTCAAATAATGTGGATCCTCCCCAAGCTACTGTTGCGAAGATGGAACAAATCAGTGATGATCATGTCGAGGGAGACACTATACTGCAATTGGATCAAATGAGGAGAATTCAACCCACAGGAGGAGCTGCTGATTTAGCACCTCTCACAACAGGTGATACCACAAGCAACAAAACTGAGGATGTTCATCCACAGGGAGATCCTCTTGATATAACCATGACAGAAGTAAATATCCAGGACATTATTAGCACACCTGTAGAGGATGCTATGACAAATGTTATGAACACATCTGCAGAGGATGCTACACTGGAGGATATTTCAGATTCAGAAGTGAAGAATGATTATGCGTCCATAGCGACTGTGGAAATGCAGGAGACTGTTGGATCGGTGGACCAAATCTACAAAAAGATTACAGCTGAATTGCAGGAGTTTGGTGGTGCACCTTTGATTAATGGTAAAATTGATGAAGTCTTTATTGTATTTTTGCACAATTACATGGTGGAGATCACTCACATGAATTTCGGTAATTGCAGGTCAAGGAACAATATGCAAACCTTCAGTCCTTCCAGAATTCGAAAAGATTTTGGGTATATCATCAAATAATGAGCAATTGGATAAGATCACTGGTGCATCTGAGAATGATGTTATAATTGAGGAAGCTGTGGAGACAAGATCAAAGAATATTACAGGTCGTCGACCTTTTACTGCCAGTAGACCTGGAGATACCTTGAATACATCTAAGAAGTTAAGTTCAATGCCAAGTGATGTTGAATCTCCCTATGTCTCTGAACAGGAAGAACCTGATGCTGCAATTCCAGGCCCTGACAAACAGCAAGATGCTGTCCAGACAAAGCTTGAGGATACTGTTGCTCAAGGTGGAGCTGATGCTATGCAAAATCAAATATTTCAGGAGAATACCAAGGACCCAATTGAAAATGGCCATTGGCAAAAACCTGTTGCTATACCTGCTGAAGATTTGCCTATCAGTAGTGCTGGAGAGGTAACTCCGAGAGTTGTTAATTCATTCACTGGAGAAggaaatgatacaattggacaGGTGGAATCTGCTGGGGATGAGGACCTTGGCAATCCAGGTCCAAACGAACTATCTAAAAGGAGGAAATTGATGGTTCCCTCCCACGAAAATTCTGAGTTTTGTTTAACCATAGAGGCTACTAAAATGGGAACTGCAAAGAAAACAGATCAGAATGTAAGAAGTGGCAGTGGCCAGTTGATAGCATTCACAAGAAGGAAACGAAAGCACTTATGCAATCATCGCCCTGACTCCTAATACTGTTTTTGTTACTTTAGGCAATATATTCAGAAGCTATTTTGTTTATGTATGTTTTAGAGTACAATGGATGTGAATTCAGCAGAATCTTCTTACCATGATGTGTAGCCAAGGCATCATGCCAAAGGAATATCTGAATCCTTTTCAGATAAGGAATATCTGAACCAAGATGTGACTAAGATATCCAGACTTGTTCCTCCTGTAATATTCTCTGACCGTCTTCATCTTGCAGGAGCCAGGAATCGAATATCACAGTCCCCAGTATAAAAACATGGCACTTTTCTAACCCTCTACATTCCAAAATACAAGAAATTCTAGATTTGCTCTAAGTCGGACTTCTATAACTTTGACCTAGTTCATTTTAAAATACATAACATGAAATTAGTTTCATTGATGGGTTGATAACTCGATTGGTGTTGTGTATGTTAATATTTTCCTATAAACTTCAAAGTTAGAAAAGTTTGAGGGACAAATCTAAAACATACATTATGTAGGTGAGGAAGTATTACCATTCGGTAGGTTCTTGTGCGTTAGCGTTCTTCCCATACAGGAACCACGTACTTGTCTGTCCCCCCTAGAGCCCTAGATGTGCAGCAACCTCAACAGCCAGTAAGATGAAGCCATTGCTTCAACTTTAACATCTCCAGATTTATCACATGGAGAGGAGACACGGTACCGGAAGGCGCTGTAGCAAGATCAAGAGGCGCTACCAGCAAGCTAATCGACCACAATGATTCATCTTGTGTCGGCCGCGGCTCTTCTCCTGCAATGGGCGCCGTTTCCGGCCGGGCACAGACCGCAGGCCTCGCGTCATGGTCGCTGCGCGTGTTGAGGGAGGGAGGTCTGGCAGCTGTGACCTGTGATGTGAGCCCGTCGGTCGCGCTCTGCAACTGCAATGATGGCTGCCCCGCCTCGAGCGTGCCCGTGACTGCAGTGAATCGCCCCGGTTCATGTCACCCCTCGCTTTCAGCGCTCGTGTCGTGTCTGCTCCCCTTTCGTGCGCATCAGGTGCCGTCTCGTCGTGATCTGTTGTGCTTTCACCGAAACCCATCCTGGTCATTCCTCGACCACCACTGACCACCGCGCCATGGGTAATTTGCACAGATTGTGAAGCAAACGCTGGGTCTGATCTAGCATCTATGGCCACGCGCGCTGTCGCAGTAACAGCTGTGTCTGGATTTTGGAGCCGAGTAATTCAGTTTTTGGAACCTTCGAAGCACCACCGAAATCCGGAGGGACAGATCTTGTCTAAACGTGGATGCCAATCGACTTGGATTCATGGAGGAACCGACGAACAAAGTTACAAACATATCATCTAGTTAATGAGACATGCTGCTCCAAATTCACGATCTGCTTTTTCGAAGCCGAGCAATGTAACAATCATGGTATATCATTCGCAGTTG
This window contains:
- the LOC120690005 gene encoding casein kinase II subunit alpha-2-like encodes the protein MMAHQPATTRIARDFYVRAHHASGGAHACVRPARQASVLLLSHAAASQPAARPSGSLRPPRRGSMAWCALRRRVHPLPASAAAAAPHGFLLRFLLSTAAPRHAHHHQRRRRVAPTAYTAAAAEAPLPMTPRFGRATRLPGGAASVARVYADANGQRPKEYWDYESLDIQWGEQDGYEVLRKVGKGKYSEVFEGFRPGSDERCIIKILKPVKKKKIKREIKILQNLYGGPNIVKLLDVVRDEESKTPSLIFEYVNNTDFEVLYPALSDYDIRYYIFELLKALDYCHSRGIMHRDVKPHNIMIDHEKRQLRLIDWGLAEFYHPKMEYNARVASRCYKGPELLVDLLDYDYSLDLWSLGCMFAAMIFRVDPFFSGQGNYDQLVKITEVLGTEDFYEYLDKYCLQLAPQLERLIGRHNRKPWVKFVNARNRHLVSPEAIDLIDKLLRYDHQERPTAKETMAHPYFNPVRSSESSRSNSQ
- the LOC120690004 gene encoding serine/threonine-protein phosphatase 7 long form homolog isoform X5, translating into MDVGAEELGGAAQPQAQNLDPGPVDKFVLVEQEFHKSEAIFVGKIYKPVRFIEHGTRLNQWEVRHKGMLALLQRSGFYHLSFLKRVQLDHALLNALIERWRRETQTFHLRFGEITVLLKDVAILTGLRVHGAPVTGPTNCNWEQLCTQLLGHDPPQIKGGSINIAWLHDTFKTLPDGANQSDVEYAARAYILYQIGCSLFPDPSGTRVHLRYLALLRDFDASGEMAWGAAVLAHLYRELGKASMKGKANCCAFLTLLQIWAWEHIQIGCPERLENKALPDDSPLGCRWNVAFKNRENVRSMDHEFYRHGLDTISDSQITWDPYTPNLIAGLPATCTFGSAVWRSRTPLICFQIVEMHVPDRVLLQFGMVQHIPDLVEAIERVTMQGKADQDWPTYHDKYIKQWQNRLFSVVEQQDTGNSNPTHARNCYLEWYWRITRRWISTPVECPVISYELSGQTDKILQVDLVSTVQGRIRTLLSETDAKRINESLTDIDVYITVKMAEAKQIMQSGFLAGTGIGRSKSAMIFSNNVDPPQATVAKMEQISDDHVEGDTILQLDQMRRIQPTGGAADLAPLTTGDTTSNKTEDVHPQGDPLDITMTEVNIQDIISTPVEDAMTNVMNTSAEDATLEDISDSEVKNDYASIATVEMQETVGSVDQIYKKITAELQEFGGAPLINGQGTICKPSVLPEFEKILGISSNNEQLDKITGASENDVIIEEAVETRSKNITGRT
- the LOC120690004 gene encoding uncharacterized protein LOC120690004 isoform X3; translated protein: MDVGAEELGGAAQPQAQNLDPGPVDKFVLVEQEFHKSEAIFVGKRSGFYHLSFLKRVQLDHALLNALIERWRRETQTFHLRFGEITVLLKDVAILTGLRVHGAPVTGPTNCNWEQLCTQLLGHDPPQIKGGSINIAWLHDTFKTLPDGANQSDVEYAARAYILYQIGCSLFPDPSGTRVHLRYLALLRDFDASGEMAWGAAVLAHLYRELGKASMKGKANCCAFLTLLQIWAWEHIQIGCPERLENKALPDDSPLGCRWNVAFKNRENVRSMDHEFYRHGLDTISDSQITWDPYTPNLIAGLPATCTFGSAVWRSRTPLICFQIVEMHVPDRVLLQFGMVQHIPDLVEAIERVTMQGKADQDWPTYHDKYIKQWQNRLFSVVEQQDTGNSNPTHARNCYLEWYWRITRRWISTPVECPVISYELSGQTDKILQVDLVSTVQGRIRTLLSETDAKRINESLTDIDVYITVKMAEAKQIMQSGFLAGTGIGRSKSAMIFSNNVDPPQATVAKMEQISDDHVEGDTILQLDQMRRIQPTGGAADLAPLTTGDTTSNKTEDVHPQGDPLDITMTEVNIQDIISTPVEDAMTNVMNTSAEDATLEDISDSEVKNDYASIATVEMQETVGSVDQIYKKITAELQEFGGAPLINGQGTICKPSVLPEFEKILGISSNNEQLDKITGASENDVIIEEAVETRSKNITGRRPFTASRPGDTLNTSKKLSSMPSDVESPYVSEQEEPDAAIPGPDKQQDAVQTKLEDTVAQGGADAMQNQIFQENTKDPIENGHWQKPVAIPAEDLPISSAGEVTPRVVNSFTGEGNDTIGQVESAGDEDLGNPGPNELSKRRKLMVPSHENSEFCLTIEATKMGTAKKTDQNVRSGSGQLIAFTRRKRKHLCNHRPDS
- the LOC120690004 gene encoding uncharacterized protein LOC120690004 isoform X1, producing MDVGAEELGGAAQPQAQNLDPGPVDKFVLVEQEFHKSEAIFVGKIYKPVRFIEHGTRLNQWEVRHKGMLALLQRSGFYHLSFLKRVQLDHALLNALIERWRRETQTFHLRFGEITVLLKDVAILTGLRVHGAPVTGPTNCNWEQLCTQLLGHDPPQIKGGSINIAWLHDTFKTLPDGANQSDVEYAARAYILYQIGCSLFPDPSGTRVHLRYLALLRDFDASGEMAWGAAVLAHLYRELGKASMKGKANCCAFLTLLQIWAWEHIQIGCPERLENKALPDDSPLGCRWNVAFKNRENVRSMDHEFYRHGLDTISDSQITWDPYTPNLIAGLPATCTFGSAVWRSRTPLICFQIVEMHVPDRVLLQFGMVQHIPDLVEAIERVTMQGKADQDWPTYHDKYIKQWQNRLFSVVEQQDTGNSNPTHARNCYLEWYWRITRRWISTPVECPVISYELSGQTDKILQVDLVSTVQGRIRTLLSETDAKRINESLTDIDVYITVKMAEAKQIMQSGFLAGTGIGRSKSAMIFSNNVDPPQATVAKMEQISDDHVEGDTILQLDQMRRIQPTGGAADLAPLTTGDTTSNKTEDVHPQGDPLDITMTEVNIQDIISTPVEDAMTNVMNTSAEDATLEDISDSEVKNDYASIATVEMQETVGSVDQIYKKITAELQEFGGAPLINGQGTICKPSVLPEFEKILGISSNNEQLDKITGASENDVIIEEAVETRSKNITGRRPFTASRPGDTLNTSKKLSSMPSDVESPYVSEQEEPDAAIPGPDKQQDAVQTKLEDTVAQGGADAMQNQIFQENTKDPIENGHWQKPVAIPAEDLPISSAGEVTPRVVNSFTGEGNDTIGQVESAGDEDLGNPGPNELSKRRKLMVPSHENSEFCLTIEATKMGTAKKTDQNVRSGSGQLIAFTRRKRKHLCNHRPDS
- the LOC120690004 gene encoding uncharacterized protein LOC120690004 isoform X4; translation: MDVGAEELGGAAQPQAQNLDPGPVDKFVLVEQEFHKSEAIFVGKIYKPVRFIEHGTRLNQWEVRHKGMLALLQRSGFYHLSFLKRVQLDHALLNALIERWRRETQTFHLRFGEITVLLKDVAILTGLRVHGAPVTGPTNCNWEQLCTQLLGHDPPQIKGGSINIAWLHDTFKTLPDGANQSDVEYAARAYILYQIGCSLFPDPSGTRVHLRYLALLRDFDASGEMAWGAAVLAHLYRELGKASMKGKANCCAFLTLLQIWAWEHIQIGCPERLENKALPDDSPLGCRWNVAFKNRENVRSMDHEFYRHGLDTISDSQITWDPYTPNLIAGLPATCTFGSAVWRSRTPLICFQIVEMHVPDRVLLQFGMVQHIPDLVEAIERVTMQGKADQDWPTYHDKYIKQWQNRLFSVVEQQDTGNSNPTHARNCYLEWYWRITRRWISTPVECPVISYELSGQTDKILIMQSGFLAGTGIGRSKSAMIFSNNVDPPQATVAKMEQISDDHVEGDTILQLDQMRRIQPTGGAADLAPLTTGDTTSNKTEDVHPQGDPLDITMTEVNIQDIISTPVEDAMTNVMNTSAEDATLEDISDSEVKNDYASIATVEMQETVGSVDQIYKKITAELQEFGGAPLINGQGTICKPSVLPEFEKILGISSNNEQLDKITGASENDVIIEEAVETRSKNITGRRPFTASRPGDTLNTSKKLSSMPSDVESPYVSEQEEPDAAIPGPDKQQDAVQTKLEDTVAQGGADAMQNQIFQENTKDPIENGHWQKPVAIPAEDLPISSAGEVTPRVVNSFTGEGNDTIGQVESAGDEDLGNPGPNELSKRRKLMVPSHENSEFCLTIEATKMGTAKKTDQNVRSGSGQLIAFTRRKRKHLCNHRPDS
- the LOC120690004 gene encoding uncharacterized protein LOC120690004 isoform X2, with product MDVGAEELGGAAQPQAQNLDPGPVDKFVLVEQEFHKSEAIFVGKIYKPVRFIEHGTRLNQWEVRHKGMLALLQRSGFYHLSFLKRVQLDHALLNALIERWRRETQTFHLRFGEITVLLKDVAILTGLRVHGAPVTGPTNCNWEQLCTQLLGHDPPQIKGGSINIAWLHDTFKTLPDGANQSDVEYAARAYILYQIGCSLFPDPSGTRVHLRYLALLRDFDASGEMAWGAAVLAHLYRELGKASMKGKANCCAFLTLLQIWAWEHIQIGCPERLENKALPDDSPLGCRWNVAFKNRENVRSMDHEFYRHGLDTISDSQITWDPYTPNLIAGLPATCTFGSAVWRSRTPLICFQIVEMHVPDRVLLQFGMVQHIPDLVEAIERVTMQGKADQDWPTYHDKYIKQWQNRLFSVVEQQDTGNSNPTHARNCYLEWYWRITRRWISTPVECPVISYELSGQTDKILVDLVSTVQGRIRTLLSETDAKRINESLTDIDVYITVKMAEAKQIMQSGFLAGTGIGRSKSAMIFSNNVDPPQATVAKMEQISDDHVEGDTILQLDQMRRIQPTGGAADLAPLTTGDTTSNKTEDVHPQGDPLDITMTEVNIQDIISTPVEDAMTNVMNTSAEDATLEDISDSEVKNDYASIATVEMQETVGSVDQIYKKITAELQEFGGAPLINGQGTICKPSVLPEFEKILGISSNNEQLDKITGASENDVIIEEAVETRSKNITGRRPFTASRPGDTLNTSKKLSSMPSDVESPYVSEQEEPDAAIPGPDKQQDAVQTKLEDTVAQGGADAMQNQIFQENTKDPIENGHWQKPVAIPAEDLPISSAGEVTPRVVNSFTGEGNDTIGQVESAGDEDLGNPGPNELSKRRKLMVPSHENSEFCLTIEATKMGTAKKTDQNVRSGSGQLIAFTRRKRKHLCNHRPDS